One region of Lytechinus pictus isolate F3 Inbred chromosome 8, Lp3.0, whole genome shotgun sequence genomic DNA includes:
- the LOC129266476 gene encoding cell adhesion molecule DSCAM-like isoform X1 gives MMVVSGGLTCRMLWPIAVCLLACALNAAGLQLATQARQDLMSPEGTKIFEMTCPVSGVMGQVYYRWQYSPAMHLTPGNEIVQSPQHTIRSDSLIISEVTKTDAGFYTASVTDNSRRIVRCMFQLTVGYGPELVDVVPTTVTANFSRPFILTCPVRGVPLPHVIWRKNGRTLAPSANVQFDGLDISFASVSDSDRGQYQCSATNPFGTVTSPVTIINIQWPLRFVEIPPSVLDMAEGQNISVQCNVTGFPHARILWYKINGSDSEQISNSSHMVITNMYSERVSWSRLDIDALNVSDNGMYRCEATNVNQQISTNFDLVVHAPPRITSVHPAIRTVHVGMEVVFECSATGFPPPKFTWFMNERAIPRIGNTHFHEGWDGILTIDRVIEADAGNYTCQAFNDIGYEYSDTTRLDVFGIYFRERAPPVVAVEEGNSTELVCDVGGADYGVRIEWFKNRTPIQSQCTPRQADSLPRCKYMIMNNTLTILRVSQRDLGTYVCRATEQGKADPDVIRAETKVLFAAPVVIYPRLKDVHTGDAGQPLTLECKAKGSPPPTVEWLYRGLHLLNDSHRLISGGTIKFRRLIARDSGHYLCVASNNITEARQDIRIKVNSAPPMLNLKLKHSGRSVTLDWNVVGNGGYPVTSFKYEYRMISPKTGKWSRDKLPPNMRSHTIKGLRSNATYELKMWASNKLGQGTILRQVFSTDSYGEGGLSNIFSGMSEDNLRLIYIGAGVAGGLFLLILVVVFAIACKRKPDPAGIRSESIGNAVPRVTIQYKSFPSFRQTERADGIEDGEALVDGFHESPSHINPAYGGSDNITSENLELQDVNPSDSNGITDKNGKPIAGTSDANGTANDSGL, from the exons ATGATGGTTGTTTCTGGAGGACTAACATGCCGGATGTTATGGCCAATCGCCGTTTGTCTCCTCGCTTGTGCTCTTAATGCAGCAG GTCTACAACTAGCTACACAGGCCAGACAGGACCTTATGAGCCCAGAAGGAACCAAAATCTTTGAAATGACCTGCCCCGTGTCAGGGGTCATGGGTCAAGTTTACTACAGATGGCAATACTCACCGGCAATGCATCTTACACCTGGAAATGAG ATTGTCCAATCACCTCAACATACTATACGATCGGATTCCTTAATCATCAGTGAAGTTACAAAGACAGACGCTGGTTTCTACACGGCCAGTGTTACTGATAATTCTAGAAGAATTGTCAGGTGTATGTTTCAACTTACTGTAGGAT ATGGCCCAGAGTTAGTTGATGTTGTTCCAACCACGGTCACAGCCAATTTCTCTCGTCCATTTATCTTGACCTGTCCAGTAAGAGGTGTTCCGTTGCCCCATGTTATATGGAGGAAGAATGGGCGCACATTGGCACCCTCGGCCAATGTCCAATTCGATGGTCTCGATATTAGTTTTGCAT CCGTCTCTGATTCTGATAGAGGTCAATACCAATGTTCGGCAACCAACCCTTTTGGAACAGTCACCAGTCCGGTTACTATAATTAATATTCAAT GGCCGTTGAGGTTTGTAGAGATTCCTCCATCAGTATTGGATATGGCAGAAGGGCAGAATATATCGGTGCAATGCAACGTGACGGGCTTCCCTCACGCAAGGATACTGTGGTACAAGATAAATGGATCG GATAGCGAGCAGATTTCAAACTCATCGCACATGGTAATCACCAACATGTACTCAGAAAGGGTATCCTGGTCAAGACTTGATATTGACGCCCTCAACGTTAGTGATAACGGGATGTATCGGTGTGAGGCAACCAATGTCAATCAACAAATCAGCACAAACTTTGATCTTGTAGTGCACG cccCACCGAGAATAACTTCTGTACATCCTGCGATCAGAACTGTTCACGTGGGGATGGAAGTTGTCTTTGAATGTTCGGCCACAGGGTTCCCTCCACCAAAATTTACTTGGTTCATGAATGAAAGA GCCATACCACGTATTGGCAACACACATTTCCATGAAGGTTGGGATGGAATCCTTACAATCGACAGAGTTATAGAAGCTGATGCAGGCAACTACACCTGCCaagcttttaatgatattggatATGAATACAGTGATACAACAAGACTAGATGTATTTG GTATATACTTCAGGGAAAGAGCGCCACctgtagtagcagtagaagaagGCAACTCGACAGAGCTTGTGTGTGATGTTGGCGGTGCCGATTATGGTGTTCGAATTGAGTGGTTTAAAAATAGAACACCAATTCAGTCCCAGTGTACACCGCGTCAAGCTGATAG TTTGCCAAGATGTAAATACATGATAATGAACAACACTCTTACTATTCTGAGGGTTAGTCAGCGAGATTTAGGGACTTACGTTTGCAGAGCTACGGAACAGGGAAAGGCTGATCCCGATGTTATACGAGCAGAAACCAAAGTGTTATTTGCAG CTCCCGTTGTTATCTACCCAAGATTAAAAGATGTTCACACAGGGGATGCAGGCCAACCCTTAACGTTAGAATGTAAGGCAAAGGGAAGTCCGCCCCCTACTGTTGAGTGGCTGTACAGGGGACTTCATTTGCTCAACGACTCGCACAGATTG ATCTCGGGAGGGACTATAAAGTTTCGACGGCTGATTGCAAGGGATAGCGGCCATTACCTGTGCGTAGCGAGCAATAACATCACAGAAGCCAGGCAAGATATCAGAATCAAGGTCAATA GTGCACCTCCAATGCTAAATCTTAAACTGAAGCACTCGGGTCGATCAGTGACATTGGACTGGAACGTCGTTGGTAATGGTGGCTACCCTGTGACGAGTTTCAAATACGAATACAGAATGATATCACCGAAGACCGGTAAATGGTCCAGAGACAAGCTCCCTCCGAACATG AGATCGCACACAATCAAAGGGCTGAGATCTAACGCTACCTATGAGCTAAAGATGTGGGCAAGCAACAAACTTGGTCAGGGAACTATTCTAAGACAGGTGTTTTCAACCGACTCATATGGTGAAGGTG GTCTTAGTAACATCTTCAGCGGTATGTCCGAGGATAATCTAAGATTGATCTATATCGGAGCGGGTGTGGCTGGTGGTCTGTTTCTTCTCATCCTGGTGGTGGTCTTTGCTATCGCTTGCAAACGTAAACCAGATCCAGCAGGAATCAGAAGTGAGTCAATTGGCAATGCGGTTCCCAGGGTTACAATTCAATACAAATCTTTCCCAAGTTTTCGCCAGACAG AACGAGCAGATGGTATAGAGGATGGCGAAGCCCTGGTCGACGGCTTCCACGAGTCGCCGTCCCACATTAATCCAGCTTACGGTGGATCAGACAATATTACAAGCGAGAATCTTGAACTACAGGATGTGAATCCCTCAGATAGCAACGGAATCACTGATAAAAATGGAAAACCTATCGCCGGTACTTCCGACGCCAATGGAACAGCAAATGACTCTGGTctataa
- the LOC129266476 gene encoding cell adhesion molecule DSCAM-like isoform X2: MMVVSGGLTCRMLWPIAVCLLACALNAAGLQLATQARQDLMSPEGTKIFEMTCPVSGVMGQVYYRWQYSPAMHLTPGNEIVQSPQHTIRSDSLIISEVTKTDAGFYTASVTDNSRRIVRCMFQLTVGYGPELVDVVPTTVTANFSRPFILTCPVRGVPLPHVIWRKNGRTLAPSANVQFDGLDISFASVSDSDRGQYQCSATNPFGTVTSPVTIINIQWPLRFVEIPPSVLDMAEGQNISVQCNVTGFPHARILWYKINGSDSEQISNSSHMVITNMYSERVSWSRLDIDALNVSDNGMYRCEATNVNQQISTNFDLVVHAPPRITSVHPAIRTVHVGMEVVFECSATGFPPPKFTWFMNERAIPRIGNTHFHEGWDGILTIDRVIEADAGNYTCQAFNDIGYEYSDTTRLDVFGIYFRERAPPVVAVEEGNSTELVCDVGGADYGVRIEWFKNRTPIQSQCTPRQADSLPRCKYMIMNNTLTILRVSQRDLGTYVCRATEQGKADPDVIRAETKVLFAAPVVIYPRLKDVHTGDAGQPLTLECKAKGSPPPTVEWLYRGLHLLNDSHRLISGGTIKFRRLIARDSGHYLCVASNNITEARQDIRIKVNSAPPMLNLKLKHSGRSVTLDWNVVGNGGYPVTSFKYEYRMISPKTGKWSRDKLPPNMRSHTIKGLRSNATYELKMWASNKLGQGTILRQVFSTDSYGEGGLSNIFSGMSEDNLRLIYIGAGVAGGLFLLILVVVFAIACKRKPDPAGIRKRADGIEDGEALVDGFHESPSHINPAYGGSDNITSENLELQDVNPSDSNGITDKNGKPIAGTSDANGTANDSGL; the protein is encoded by the exons ATGATGGTTGTTTCTGGAGGACTAACATGCCGGATGTTATGGCCAATCGCCGTTTGTCTCCTCGCTTGTGCTCTTAATGCAGCAG GTCTACAACTAGCTACACAGGCCAGACAGGACCTTATGAGCCCAGAAGGAACCAAAATCTTTGAAATGACCTGCCCCGTGTCAGGGGTCATGGGTCAAGTTTACTACAGATGGCAATACTCACCGGCAATGCATCTTACACCTGGAAATGAG ATTGTCCAATCACCTCAACATACTATACGATCGGATTCCTTAATCATCAGTGAAGTTACAAAGACAGACGCTGGTTTCTACACGGCCAGTGTTACTGATAATTCTAGAAGAATTGTCAGGTGTATGTTTCAACTTACTGTAGGAT ATGGCCCAGAGTTAGTTGATGTTGTTCCAACCACGGTCACAGCCAATTTCTCTCGTCCATTTATCTTGACCTGTCCAGTAAGAGGTGTTCCGTTGCCCCATGTTATATGGAGGAAGAATGGGCGCACATTGGCACCCTCGGCCAATGTCCAATTCGATGGTCTCGATATTAGTTTTGCAT CCGTCTCTGATTCTGATAGAGGTCAATACCAATGTTCGGCAACCAACCCTTTTGGAACAGTCACCAGTCCGGTTACTATAATTAATATTCAAT GGCCGTTGAGGTTTGTAGAGATTCCTCCATCAGTATTGGATATGGCAGAAGGGCAGAATATATCGGTGCAATGCAACGTGACGGGCTTCCCTCACGCAAGGATACTGTGGTACAAGATAAATGGATCG GATAGCGAGCAGATTTCAAACTCATCGCACATGGTAATCACCAACATGTACTCAGAAAGGGTATCCTGGTCAAGACTTGATATTGACGCCCTCAACGTTAGTGATAACGGGATGTATCGGTGTGAGGCAACCAATGTCAATCAACAAATCAGCACAAACTTTGATCTTGTAGTGCACG cccCACCGAGAATAACTTCTGTACATCCTGCGATCAGAACTGTTCACGTGGGGATGGAAGTTGTCTTTGAATGTTCGGCCACAGGGTTCCCTCCACCAAAATTTACTTGGTTCATGAATGAAAGA GCCATACCACGTATTGGCAACACACATTTCCATGAAGGTTGGGATGGAATCCTTACAATCGACAGAGTTATAGAAGCTGATGCAGGCAACTACACCTGCCaagcttttaatgatattggatATGAATACAGTGATACAACAAGACTAGATGTATTTG GTATATACTTCAGGGAAAGAGCGCCACctgtagtagcagtagaagaagGCAACTCGACAGAGCTTGTGTGTGATGTTGGCGGTGCCGATTATGGTGTTCGAATTGAGTGGTTTAAAAATAGAACACCAATTCAGTCCCAGTGTACACCGCGTCAAGCTGATAG TTTGCCAAGATGTAAATACATGATAATGAACAACACTCTTACTATTCTGAGGGTTAGTCAGCGAGATTTAGGGACTTACGTTTGCAGAGCTACGGAACAGGGAAAGGCTGATCCCGATGTTATACGAGCAGAAACCAAAGTGTTATTTGCAG CTCCCGTTGTTATCTACCCAAGATTAAAAGATGTTCACACAGGGGATGCAGGCCAACCCTTAACGTTAGAATGTAAGGCAAAGGGAAGTCCGCCCCCTACTGTTGAGTGGCTGTACAGGGGACTTCATTTGCTCAACGACTCGCACAGATTG ATCTCGGGAGGGACTATAAAGTTTCGACGGCTGATTGCAAGGGATAGCGGCCATTACCTGTGCGTAGCGAGCAATAACATCACAGAAGCCAGGCAAGATATCAGAATCAAGGTCAATA GTGCACCTCCAATGCTAAATCTTAAACTGAAGCACTCGGGTCGATCAGTGACATTGGACTGGAACGTCGTTGGTAATGGTGGCTACCCTGTGACGAGTTTCAAATACGAATACAGAATGATATCACCGAAGACCGGTAAATGGTCCAGAGACAAGCTCCCTCCGAACATG AGATCGCACACAATCAAAGGGCTGAGATCTAACGCTACCTATGAGCTAAAGATGTGGGCAAGCAACAAACTTGGTCAGGGAACTATTCTAAGACAGGTGTTTTCAACCGACTCATATGGTGAAGGTG GTCTTAGTAACATCTTCAGCGGTATGTCCGAGGATAATCTAAGATTGATCTATATCGGAGCGGGTGTGGCTGGTGGTCTGTTTCTTCTCATCCTGGTGGTGGTCTTTGCTATCGCTTGCAAACGTAAACCAGATCCAGCAGGAATCAGAA AACGAGCAGATGGTATAGAGGATGGCGAAGCCCTGGTCGACGGCTTCCACGAGTCGCCGTCCCACATTAATCCAGCTTACGGTGGATCAGACAATATTACAAGCGAGAATCTTGAACTACAGGATGTGAATCCCTCAGATAGCAACGGAATCACTGATAAAAATGGAAAACCTATCGCCGGTACTTCCGACGCCAATGGAACAGCAAATGACTCTGGTctataa
- the LOC129266476 gene encoding cell adhesion molecule DSCAM-like isoform X3: MMVVSGGLTCRMLWPIAVCLLACALNAAGLQLATQARQDLMSPEGTKIFEMTCPVSGVMGQVYYRWQYSPAMHLTPGNEIVQSPQHTIRSDSLIISEVTKTDAGFYTASVTDNSRRIVRCMFQLTVGYGPELVDVVPTTVTANFSRPFILTCPVRGVPLPHVIWRKNGRTLAPSANVQFDGLDISFASVSDSDRGQYQCSATNPFGTVTSPVTIINIQWPLRFVEIPPSVLDMAEGQNISVQCNVTGFPHARILWYKINGSDSEQISNSSHMVITNMYSERVSWSRLDIDALNVSDNGMYRCEATNVNQQISTNFDLVVHAPPRITSVHPAIRTVHVGMEVVFECSATGFPPPKFTWFMNERAIPRIGNTHFHEGWDGILTIDRVIEADAGNYTCQAFNDIGYEYSDTTRLDVFGIYFRERAPPVVAVEEGNSTELVCDVGGADYGVRIEWFKNRTPIQSQCTPRQADSLPRCKYMIMNNTLTILRVSQRDLGTYVCRATEQGKADPDVIRAETKVLFAAPVVIYPRLKDVHTGDAGQPLTLECKAKGSPPPTVEWLYRGLHLLNDSHRLISGGTIKFRRLIARDSGHYLCVASNNITEARQDIRIKVNSAPPMLNLKLKHSGRSVTLDWNVVGNGGYPVTSFKYEYRMISPKTGKWSRDKLPPNMRSHTIKGLRSNATYELKMWASNKLGQGTILRQVFSTDSYGEGGLSNIFSGLSEDNLRLIFIVSFYSTCSSRSQ, translated from the exons ATGATGGTTGTTTCTGGAGGACTAACATGCCGGATGTTATGGCCAATCGCCGTTTGTCTCCTCGCTTGTGCTCTTAATGCAGCAG GTCTACAACTAGCTACACAGGCCAGACAGGACCTTATGAGCCCAGAAGGAACCAAAATCTTTGAAATGACCTGCCCCGTGTCAGGGGTCATGGGTCAAGTTTACTACAGATGGCAATACTCACCGGCAATGCATCTTACACCTGGAAATGAG ATTGTCCAATCACCTCAACATACTATACGATCGGATTCCTTAATCATCAGTGAAGTTACAAAGACAGACGCTGGTTTCTACACGGCCAGTGTTACTGATAATTCTAGAAGAATTGTCAGGTGTATGTTTCAACTTACTGTAGGAT ATGGCCCAGAGTTAGTTGATGTTGTTCCAACCACGGTCACAGCCAATTTCTCTCGTCCATTTATCTTGACCTGTCCAGTAAGAGGTGTTCCGTTGCCCCATGTTATATGGAGGAAGAATGGGCGCACATTGGCACCCTCGGCCAATGTCCAATTCGATGGTCTCGATATTAGTTTTGCAT CCGTCTCTGATTCTGATAGAGGTCAATACCAATGTTCGGCAACCAACCCTTTTGGAACAGTCACCAGTCCGGTTACTATAATTAATATTCAAT GGCCGTTGAGGTTTGTAGAGATTCCTCCATCAGTATTGGATATGGCAGAAGGGCAGAATATATCGGTGCAATGCAACGTGACGGGCTTCCCTCACGCAAGGATACTGTGGTACAAGATAAATGGATCG GATAGCGAGCAGATTTCAAACTCATCGCACATGGTAATCACCAACATGTACTCAGAAAGGGTATCCTGGTCAAGACTTGATATTGACGCCCTCAACGTTAGTGATAACGGGATGTATCGGTGTGAGGCAACCAATGTCAATCAACAAATCAGCACAAACTTTGATCTTGTAGTGCACG cccCACCGAGAATAACTTCTGTACATCCTGCGATCAGAACTGTTCACGTGGGGATGGAAGTTGTCTTTGAATGTTCGGCCACAGGGTTCCCTCCACCAAAATTTACTTGGTTCATGAATGAAAGA GCCATACCACGTATTGGCAACACACATTTCCATGAAGGTTGGGATGGAATCCTTACAATCGACAGAGTTATAGAAGCTGATGCAGGCAACTACACCTGCCaagcttttaatgatattggatATGAATACAGTGATACAACAAGACTAGATGTATTTG GTATATACTTCAGGGAAAGAGCGCCACctgtagtagcagtagaagaagGCAACTCGACAGAGCTTGTGTGTGATGTTGGCGGTGCCGATTATGGTGTTCGAATTGAGTGGTTTAAAAATAGAACACCAATTCAGTCCCAGTGTACACCGCGTCAAGCTGATAG TTTGCCAAGATGTAAATACATGATAATGAACAACACTCTTACTATTCTGAGGGTTAGTCAGCGAGATTTAGGGACTTACGTTTGCAGAGCTACGGAACAGGGAAAGGCTGATCCCGATGTTATACGAGCAGAAACCAAAGTGTTATTTGCAG CTCCCGTTGTTATCTACCCAAGATTAAAAGATGTTCACACAGGGGATGCAGGCCAACCCTTAACGTTAGAATGTAAGGCAAAGGGAAGTCCGCCCCCTACTGTTGAGTGGCTGTACAGGGGACTTCATTTGCTCAACGACTCGCACAGATTG ATCTCGGGAGGGACTATAAAGTTTCGACGGCTGATTGCAAGGGATAGCGGCCATTACCTGTGCGTAGCGAGCAATAACATCACAGAAGCCAGGCAAGATATCAGAATCAAGGTCAATA GTGCACCTCCAATGCTAAATCTTAAACTGAAGCACTCGGGTCGATCAGTGACATTGGACTGGAACGTCGTTGGTAATGGTGGCTACCCTGTGACGAGTTTCAAATACGAATACAGAATGATATCACCGAAGACCGGTAAATGGTCCAGAGACAAGCTCCCTCCGAACATG AGATCGCACACAATCAAAGGGCTGAGATCTAACGCTACCTATGAGCTAAAGATGTGGGCAAGCAACAAACTTGGTCAGGGAACTATTCTAAGACAGGTGTTTTCAACCGACTCATATGGTGAAGGTG GTCTTAGTAACATCTTCAGCGGTCTGTCCGAGGATAATCTAAGATTGATATTCATCGTGTCGTTTTATTCTACTTGTTCGTCTAGGTCTCAGTAA
- the LOC129266475 gene encoding obscurin-like — translation MIRLRLIVVVSMMMYTANHCNGQQAFSIQPEATFDLNIGDSVLMLCSVTDKEGVVTWVKDGTTALSNERTIISSENEARFAVTGDDPSGSFNLQITDLVESDSGIYQCRVSASGSSEALTSTDAQLTVTPIPVQTFTSQPTEAQGIIGNAVTLPCVVENKEGNLEWLKDGTAISNDSEITDTSLTRYNIVGSASAGEYNLQIVTLENADMGTYVCRVAAAGNSPAITSTEAVLTIRDSSEIQSIVIPPSATSATVGTSASMVCYVSAKAGSVLWIKDGVQISRDRDLVNGDSSGRITIAGTDEEGLYELRFSTVEEDDEGVYFCVITAEGDQAAVSSSPASFTVTAAIEPNTASPECSLTPASILSEGDVVTIKCESTGGSPQPTLTWSNDLDPNAFSGNQTDEESSASNSITFSLTKELSGVVYTCRSTHPAYSEPKECSLPALSFDLIATINVTAQTTRLTIEEDKPGEIICSASGDPVVLGYRWYYNGAEIEATDDRFVIETTNGKDASTLTISSATLSMDDSTVQCEAYNRIDQRRTSIVLTIKEDNLTTYVLAALGLIATIIFVAIVIGFIVWVCHRMNKKKRTIHPDPEAGGMTKGIPNRNFFIGATHMDGLPNGDIKAEVTDEKKKHKKHRKHKKDKKDKKDKKHKKDKSKVLEHDSTRAPNPLSTRDGDHDVLPTITGYRRPGTNSRDPGVYPTYPPMYPIDGHSPLPHYQDGYPAADPDSAPRSSRRDSKDKSGQNGKISLSPGEYQKRDEYERKLRELQGLRSDLAAPEPEKKKKKHKKHKKDKS, via the exons ATGATTCGGTTACGATTGATAGTGGTGGTGTCCATGATGATGTACACAGCCAATCATT GTAATGGGCAGCAGGCCTTTTCCATCCAGCCCGAAGCGACGTTTGACCTTAACATCGGCGACTCTGTTTTAATGTTGTGCTCCGTAACGGACAAGGAAGGGGTTGTCACATGGGTCAAGGACGGAACCACGGCACTCTCCAACGAGCGAACCATCATCAGTTCAGAGAATGAAGCTAGGTTTGCTGTCACAGGAGACGATCCCAGCGGGAGCTTCAATCTTCAAATAACGGATCTGGTTGAAAGCGACTCGGGGATTTACCAATGTCGAGTATCAGCATCAGGCTCAAGCGAAGCCCTTACGTCGACGGATGCCCAGCTTACAGTCACAC CGATTCCTGTCCAGACATTTACTTCACAACCCACTGAAGCACAGGGCATCATTGGTAATGCTGTCACACTACCATGCGTCGTCGAAAACAAGGAGGGCAACCTGGAGTGGCTTAAAGATGGCACCGCTATCAGCAACGACTCGGAGATTACAGACACGAGTCTCACTCGTTACAACATCGTCGGTTCTGCATCTGCTGGCGAGTACAACCTCCAGATTGTTACTCTTGAGAACGCTGACATGGGGACGTACGTATGCCGCGTTGCTGCCGCCGGTAACAGTCCCGCTATCACGTCAACAGAAGCCGTTCTGACTATTCGGGATTCCAGCGAGATACAGAGTATTGTGATCCCACCCTCGGCTACTTCAGCTACTGTAGGTACATCAGCTTCCATGGTGTGTTACGTGTCAGCTAAAGCAGGGTCTGTGCTTTGGATCAAAGATGGTGTCCAGATCAGCAGGGACAGGGATCTAGTCAACGGGGATTCTAG CGGGCGCATTACCATTGCAGGAACCGACGAGGAGGGCTTGTATGAACTTCGATTTAGCACAGTTGAGGAGGACGACGAAGGTGTCTATTTCTGTGTTATCACAGCAGAGGGTGATCAAGCAGCCGTTTCATCATCTCCGGCTAGTTTCACTGTAACAG CTGCTATTGAACCGAACACCGCCTCCCCAGAATGCTCCTTGACACCCGCAAGTATCCTCAGCGAGGGCGATGTGGTAACAATCAAATGCGAGTCCACAGGTGGTTCCCCTCAACCAACATTGACCTGGTCAAACGATCTCGATCCTAACGCTTTCTCTGGAAACCAAACGGACGAGGAATCAAGTGCATCCAACTCGATCACCTTCTCGCTTACCAAGGAGCTAAGCGGTGTCGTATATACCTGCAGATCCACGCATCCGGCGTATAGCGAACCAAAGGAATGTTCGCTGCCTGCACTCTCTTTTGACT TGATTGCAACAATCAATGTTACCGCCCAAACGACTCGACTGACCATCGAGGAGGATAAACCTGGAGAAATCATATGCAGTGCTTCAGGAGACCCGGTTGTCCTAGGGTACAGATGGTATTACAATGGAGCTGAGATAGAGGCCACCGATGACAG GTTTGTAATTGAAACAACCAATGGCAAGGACGCTTCTACGCTGACCATATCAAGTGCCACTCTCAGCATGGACGATTCCACAGTACAGTGCGAGGCCTACAACCGTATTGACCAAAGGCGTACGAGTATTGTCCTGACTATCAAAG AGGATAACTTGACGACATACGTGCTTGCTGCCCTCGGTCTCATTGCAACGATCATCTTTGTGGCCATCGTTATCGGTTTTATTGTCTGGGTCTGTCACcgaatgaataagaaaaaacGAACAA TTCATCCAGATCCTGAAGCCGGTGGAATGACTAAAGGAATCCCCAACAGGAACTTCTTCATCGGAGCCACCCACATGGATGGCCTACCAAACGGTGACATCAAAGCAGAAGTTACTGACGAAAAGAAGAAGCACAAGAAACACAGGAAGCACAAGAAGGACAAGAAAGACAAGAAGGATAAGAAGCACAAGAAGGACAAGTCAAAGGTCCTAGAGCACGACTCTACAAGGGCACCCAACCCGCTCAGTACACgagatggtgatcatgatgtcCTGCCAACCATTACTGGCTACAGGAGACCTGGTACAAATAGTCGTGACCCCGGTGTCTACCCGACATACCCTCCTATGTACCCAATCGATGGACACTCGCCACTTCCTCACTATCAAGATGGCTACCCTGCGGCTGATCCTGACTCAGCTCCTAGGTCAAGTCGAAGAGATTCCAAGGACAAGTCGGGTCAAAATGGAAAGATCTCGCTGTCTCCAGGAGAGTACCAGAAGAGAGACGAATACGAGAGGAAATTAAGAGAACTTCAAGGGCTCAGGTCGGATCTAGCTGCGCCTGAGccagagaaaaagaagaagaagcacaAGAAGCACAAGAAAGat AAATCTTAG